The following coding sequences lie in one Allochromatium vinosum DSM 180 genomic window:
- a CDS encoding YdcH family protein codes for MLGESHDLRHEFPDLEQKIAALRAGNPEFARLMDEYDSLDARVRNIEELGSPVADETIEELKKQRLHLKDALYDMIRA; via the coding sequence ATGCTTGGTGAATCACACGACCTGCGTCATGAGTTCCCCGATCTCGAACAGAAGATCGCCGCGCTGCGCGCCGGCAACCCGGAATTCGCACGGCTCATGGACGAATACGACAGCCTCGATGCGCGCGTGCGCAACATCGAGGAGCTGGGCTCCCCGGTGGCCGACGAGACCATCGAGGAGCTGAAGAAACAGCGTCTGCATCTCAAGGACGCGCTCTACGACATGATTCGGGCCTGA
- a CDS encoding DUF349 domain-containing protein: MLFQRLLKRRKANADETPDTSKVKAAPAAPVPQIRLPETLPEKARLHPDPAQRLAAIEQLDDPAVLVECAIHDALAAHRARALERLDDRAALEEVARRIGKRDKRVYRMAREKLRLIAEREERPQIVRARCEELCAQVERLGRLANWNQDRALLDHLDRQWSALQDEAEPEYQARFERERARFLDAHAAHLQEQAKRQAEAKARAAEIQHAESQPAEPSSSQAASESHAHETSARPVEPPAAEPLARPSDPRERERLEKTIAQLTELLGASKPLDHRQVRRLLDQGRALAARWPDSEPALAFPPLAERLESRLRTQRKHAEQRLRQFPERLAELDAHLAEGELKQADPLHQSLLSALELIQSSGIDPSQADDFNRRLRALAPRLRELQQWRRWGADQHREMLCAEMESLLDAETLPPAALTERLHALQMDWKGLDKAGSPANQALWDRFHSASERVYERCRPFIEAQAAERESNRLAREQLCTQLEAFVAQVDWERVDWKKTLHAEREMRQSWAAIGPTEGRVRKALERRFHQSLRLLDRHLDAERQRNQALKRDLIARVQALAETPDLESAIEQTKALQREWHTTVPARQKDENRLWREFRAACDAVFERRAVRQQAQAQELAEHLVLREALCEEAERLAAGEHDPKHLAAAQRDLIARWREAESRPVPRQAAGQIARRWQTCREALERRRQTAEQSLRLAALERLERQAAFCERLELALIEGRRDGLDAEALRCEWADLPAQADPGLQRAITARFDRALKAVGDAAELDSLRRSFADNGQRRAQLCLQLEIAAGAETPPEFAQQRLELQVARLAERLSEGEEDSLQSGLRLLDDWYLLGPAPRDPALERRFERVKAALAPASCDAP, from the coding sequence ATGCTATTCCAGCGATTGCTCAAACGGCGCAAGGCGAACGCCGACGAGACCCCGGACACGTCCAAGGTCAAGGCGGCACCGGCCGCCCCGGTGCCGCAGATCCGCCTCCCTGAAACCCTGCCCGAGAAGGCCCGCCTGCATCCTGATCCGGCCCAGCGTCTCGCGGCCATCGAACAGCTCGATGATCCGGCCGTGCTGGTCGAGTGCGCCATCCATGACGCGCTGGCCGCCCATCGCGCGCGCGCGCTCGAACGGCTCGACGACAGAGCCGCGCTCGAAGAAGTCGCGCGGCGCATCGGCAAGAGAGACAAGCGCGTCTACCGCATGGCGCGCGAGAAGCTGCGTCTGATCGCCGAACGCGAGGAACGTCCGCAGATCGTGCGCGCGCGATGCGAGGAACTCTGCGCCCAGGTCGAGCGTCTCGGCCGGCTGGCCAACTGGAACCAGGATCGCGCCCTGCTCGACCATCTCGACCGGCAATGGAGCGCGCTCCAGGACGAGGCCGAGCCGGAATATCAGGCCCGTTTCGAGCGCGAACGCGCGCGTTTCCTCGACGCCCATGCCGCCCACCTCCAGGAGCAGGCCAAGCGACAGGCCGAAGCCAAGGCGCGTGCCGCCGAGATCCAGCATGCCGAGTCACAGCCGGCCGAACCGAGTTCGTCCCAGGCCGCATCCGAGAGCCACGCGCACGAGACCAGCGCCCGTCCTGTCGAGCCACCCGCCGCCGAACCGCTCGCGCGTCCCTCCGACCCGCGCGAACGCGAACGCCTGGAGAAGACGATCGCCCAGCTCACCGAATTGCTCGGCGCCTCCAAGCCGCTCGACCACAGACAGGTGCGCCGTCTGCTCGATCAGGGGCGCGCGCTGGCGGCCCGCTGGCCCGATTCCGAACCGGCTTTGGCCTTCCCGCCGCTGGCCGAGCGCCTGGAGTCGCGTCTGCGCACCCAGCGCAAGCACGCCGAGCAGCGTCTGCGTCAATTCCCCGAGCGGCTCGCCGAGCTGGACGCCCATCTGGCCGAGGGCGAACTCAAGCAGGCCGATCCCCTGCATCAGAGCCTGCTGTCGGCGCTCGAACTCATCCAGTCGAGCGGCATCGACCCCAGTCAGGCGGACGACTTCAACCGCCGTCTGCGCGCTCTGGCACCGCGTCTGCGCGAACTCCAGCAATGGCGCCGCTGGGGCGCCGACCAGCACCGCGAGATGCTCTGCGCCGAGATGGAATCGCTGCTCGACGCGGAGACTCTGCCGCCGGCCGCGCTCACCGAGCGGCTGCACGCACTCCAGATGGACTGGAAGGGACTCGACAAGGCCGGCTCACCGGCCAATCAAGCCCTTTGGGATCGCTTCCACAGCGCTTCCGAGCGCGTCTACGAACGCTGCCGCCCCTTCATCGAGGCCCAGGCCGCCGAGCGCGAGAGCAATCGTCTGGCCCGCGAACAGCTTTGCACGCAGCTCGAAGCCTTCGTCGCCCAGGTCGACTGGGAGCGCGTGGACTGGAAGAAGACACTGCATGCCGAGCGCGAGATGCGTCAGTCCTGGGCGGCCATCGGCCCGACCGAAGGGCGCGTGCGCAAGGCGCTCGAACGCCGCTTCCACCAGTCGCTGCGCCTTCTCGATCGCCATCTGGACGCCGAGCGCCAGCGCAATCAAGCCCTGAAACGCGATCTCATCGCGCGCGTCCAGGCCCTGGCCGAGACCCCGGATCTGGAATCGGCCATCGAGCAGACCAAGGCTCTGCAACGCGAGTGGCACACCACGGTGCCGGCGCGCCAGAAAGATGAGAACCGCCTCTGGCGTGAGTTCCGTGCCGCCTGTGATGCCGTCTTCGAGCGTCGCGCCGTGCGCCAGCAGGCCCAGGCCCAGGAGCTGGCCGAACATCTGGTTCTGCGCGAAGCGTTGTGCGAGGAGGCCGAACGTCTCGCGGCCGGCGAGCACGACCCCAAGCACTTGGCCGCGGCCCAGCGCGACCTGATCGCACGCTGGCGCGAGGCTGAGTCACGGCCGGTGCCCCGGCAGGCGGCCGGCCAGATCGCACGCCGCTGGCAGACGTGTCGCGAGGCGCTGGAGCGCCGGCGGCAAACGGCCGAGCAAAGCCTGCGGCTGGCCGCGCTCGAACGTCTGGAGCGTCAGGCGGCCTTCTGCGAGCGCCTGGAGCTGGCACTGATCGAGGGACGGCGCGATGGACTCGATGCCGAAGCGCTGCGCTGTGAATGGGCGGATCTGCCCGCGCAGGCGGATCCGGGCCTTCAGCGCGCGATCACAGCCCGTTTCGATCGCGCCCTGAAGGCGGTCGGCGACGCGGCGGAACTGGACAGCCTGCGCCGGTCGTTCGCGGACAATGGCCAGCGACGCGCCCAGCTCTGCCTCCAGCTCGAGATCGCCGCCGGTGCCGAGACCCCTCCCGAATTCGCCCAGCAGCGGCTCGAGCTCCAGGTCGCGCGTCTGGCCGAGCGATTGAGCGAAGGCGAGGAGGATTCACTCCAAAGCGGTCTGCGGCTGCTCGACGACTGGTATCTGCTTGGCCCCGCCCCGCGTGATCCGGCGCTCGAACGGCGTTTTGAGCGCGTCAAGGCCGCGCTGGCGCCGGCTTCGTGCGACGCCCCCTGA
- a CDS encoding UvrD-helicase domain-containing protein → MAELNPRQLDAVHYTAGPLLVLAGAGSGKTRVITQKIAHLIEQIGLAPRHIRAVTFTNKAAREMRERVSHQLKGTQTRGLAISTFHRLGLEILRRHPEAAGLHSGFALLDAQDAESLLKEGLRGLAEADALSPGAVQHRISRWKNDLVDPERAAQLAEDAFEARLAALYADYERRLRIYNAVDFDDLILAPTRLFRSQPAILEQWRGRIRYLLVDEYQDTNSAQYELVRQLTGARGAFTVVGDDDQSIYAWRGARPENLARLQEDYPALRVIMLEQNYRSSARILGLANTLIANNPHVFEKRLWSEHGPGERARVIRCRDERDEAARVVSEILHLKFAEKCRFGDIAILFRGNHQARPFEQALREHSVPYFLSGGTSFFARTEIKDAMAYLRLLANPTDDTAFLRIVNTPRREIGSTTLEQLADHSRRQGLTLLAGCTDPGLAEHLNPRQRERLAAFVQLITDHRERGRADPVGAARALLQAVGYKGWLRENASSQPVAERRYQNVEDLLDWLGRLRQGESPKTSLVELVDHLALMDVLDRQDEDSGGDRVHLMTLHAAKGLEFPQVFLVGMEEELLPHRTSIEEDSIEEERRLAYVGITRAREALTFTLARRRRRYGEWVQGEPSRFLSELPEDQLDWDGERREDSPEDRKARGRAHLSALRNMLASG, encoded by the coding sequence ATGGCCGAACTCAATCCGCGACAACTCGACGCCGTGCACTACACCGCCGGCCCGCTGCTGGTGCTCGCCGGCGCCGGTTCGGGCAAGACGCGCGTCATCACCCAGAAGATCGCACACCTGATCGAGCAGATCGGACTCGCGCCCCGGCATATCCGGGCCGTGACCTTTACCAACAAGGCCGCGCGCGAGATGCGCGAGCGGGTGAGCCATCAGCTCAAGGGCACCCAGACGCGCGGACTGGCCATCTCGACCTTCCATCGGCTGGGGCTGGAGATCCTGCGCCGTCATCCCGAGGCGGCCGGTCTGCATTCGGGTTTTGCCCTGCTCGACGCCCAGGATGCCGAGTCGCTGCTCAAGGAGGGGTTACGCGGTCTGGCCGAGGCCGATGCGCTCAGTCCAGGGGCGGTGCAGCACCGGATCTCGCGCTGGAAGAACGATCTCGTCGACCCCGAGCGTGCGGCCCAGCTCGCCGAGGATGCCTTCGAGGCGCGGCTCGCGGCACTCTATGCCGACTACGAGCGTCGTCTGCGCATCTACAACGCGGTGGACTTCGATGATCTGATCCTGGCGCCGACGCGCCTGTTCCGCAGCCAGCCGGCGATCCTGGAACAGTGGCGCGGACGCATCCGCTATCTGCTGGTCGACGAGTATCAGGACACCAACAGCGCCCAGTACGAGCTGGTGCGCCAGTTGACCGGCGCGCGCGGGGCCTTCACCGTGGTCGGCGACGACGATCAGTCGATCTATGCCTGGCGCGGCGCGCGGCCCGAGAACCTGGCGCGGCTCCAGGAGGACTATCCGGCCCTGCGGGTCATCATGCTGGAGCAGAACTATCGTTCCAGCGCGCGCATCCTGGGGCTGGCCAACACCCTGATCGCCAACAACCCGCATGTGTTCGAGAAACGGCTGTGGAGCGAGCACGGCCCCGGCGAGCGCGCCCGCGTCATCCGCTGCCGCGACGAGCGCGACGAGGCCGCACGCGTGGTCTCCGAGATCCTGCACCTGAAGTTTGCCGAGAAGTGTCGCTTCGGCGACATCGCCATCCTGTTTCGCGGCAATCATCAGGCGCGCCCCTTCGAGCAGGCGCTGCGCGAGCACAGCGTCCCCTATTTCCTCAGCGGCGGAACGTCCTTCTTCGCGCGTACCGAGATCAAGGACGCCATGGCCTATCTGCGCCTGCTGGCCAATCCGACCGACGATACGGCCTTTCTGCGCATCGTCAACACGCCCCGGCGCGAGATCGGCTCGACCACGCTCGAACAGCTGGCCGATCACAGTCGCCGGCAGGGTCTGACCCTGCTCGCCGGCTGCACCGATCCCGGTTTGGCCGAGCATCTCAATCCGCGCCAGCGTGAGCGGCTGGCCGCCTTCGTCCAGCTCATCACCGATCACCGTGAACGTGGACGCGCCGATCCGGTCGGCGCGGCGCGCGCGCTGCTCCAGGCCGTCGGCTACAAGGGCTGGCTGCGCGAGAACGCCTCCAGCCAGCCGGTCGCCGAGCGACGCTATCAGAACGTCGAGGATCTGCTCGACTGGCTCGGGCGTCTGCGTCAGGGCGAGTCGCCGAAGACCTCGCTCGTCGAGCTGGTCGATCATCTCGCGCTCATGGACGTGCTCGACCGCCAGGATGAGGACTCTGGCGGCGATCGGGTGCATCTGATGACACTGCACGCGGCCAAGGGGCTGGAGTTCCCGCAGGTGTTCCTGGTCGGCATGGAGGAGGAGCTGCTGCCGCATCGCACCAGCATCGAAGAGGACAGCATCGAGGAAGAACGCCGACTGGCCTATGTCGGCATCACGCGCGCACGCGAGGCGCTCACCTTCACGCTCGCACGCCGCCGACGCCGCTATGGCGAATGGGTCCAGGGCGAGCCGAGCCGCTTTCTGAGCGAACTGCCCGAGGATCAGCTCGACTGGGACGGTGAGCGTCGCGAGGACAGTCCCGAGGATCGCAAGGCGCGTGGCCGGGCGCATCTGAGCGCGCTCAGGAATATGCTGGCGTCCGGCTGA
- a CDS encoding alpha-amylase family glycosyl hydrolase produces the protein MKIYNVFPRLVGRFGEWTPHLERAAAMGFDWVFVNPIQKTGRSGSLYSTADYFTVNPDFVDRRSKFDADAQVRAMIAEAERLGMSVMIDLVINHCAVDSALVKEHPEWFVREGSKIANPFCVEADGTKVVWYDLAQFDHEHSSDRKGLEDFLHRVIAHLADLGFKGFRCDAAYQLPTELWKRLISRARKADPDLVFVAETLGCSPEQARSTAGAGFDAIFNSSKWWDFDGSWLLEQYDLTRQVAPSISFPESHDTERLFLESGQNPNALRQRYLFAALFSTGVMIPIGFEYGFSTRLDVVNTQPDQWEGINVDLTHEIAQINRIKDRYPVFRSEGPIERIACSNPAILLLHKSHPKGRGEALLALNKDPWNRQYLRIENLYQHIRAPGPLRDVSLEWAMDFLPTPFEFDLAPGMGRVLVTES, from the coding sequence ATGAAGATCTACAACGTATTTCCGAGGCTCGTGGGCCGTTTCGGGGAGTGGACGCCGCATCTGGAGCGGGCGGCGGCCATGGGCTTCGACTGGGTGTTCGTCAATCCGATCCAGAAGACCGGGCGCTCGGGCAGTCTGTATTCGACCGCTGACTATTTCACCGTCAACCCGGATTTCGTCGACCGACGCTCCAAGTTCGACGCCGACGCCCAGGTGCGCGCCATGATCGCCGAAGCCGAACGGCTGGGCATGTCGGTGATGATCGATCTGGTCATCAACCACTGCGCCGTCGATTCGGCGCTGGTCAAGGAACATCCGGAGTGGTTCGTGCGCGAGGGCAGCAAGATCGCCAATCCCTTCTGCGTCGAGGCCGACGGCACCAAGGTCGTCTGGTACGACCTGGCGCAGTTCGATCACGAGCATTCGTCGGATCGCAAAGGGCTGGAAGACTTTCTGCACCGCGTCATCGCCCATCTGGCCGATCTCGGGTTCAAGGGGTTTCGCTGTGACGCGGCCTATCAGCTCCCGACCGAGCTCTGGAAGCGCCTGATCTCACGCGCGCGCAAGGCCGATCCGGACCTCGTCTTCGTCGCCGAGACTCTGGGCTGCTCGCCCGAGCAGGCGCGCTCGACGGCGGGTGCCGGCTTCGATGCCATCTTCAACAGCTCCAAATGGTGGGATTTCGACGGGAGCTGGTTGTTGGAACAGTACGATCTGACGCGCCAGGTGGCGCCCTCGATCAGCTTTCCCGAGAGCCACGACACCGAGCGGCTGTTCCTGGAGTCGGGCCAGAATCCCAATGCCCTGCGCCAGCGCTATCTGTTCGCCGCGCTGTTCTCGACCGGGGTGATGATCCCGATCGGATTCGAATACGGCTTCAGCACCCGGCTCGACGTGGTCAACACCCAGCCGGATCAATGGGAGGGGATCAACGTCGATCTGACCCACGAGATCGCCCAGATCAACCGGATCAAGGATCGCTATCCGGTGTTCCGGAGCGAAGGGCCGATCGAGCGCATCGCGTGCTCGAATCCGGCCATCCTGCTGCTGCACAAGTCGCATCCCAAGGGCCGGGGCGAGGCATTGCTCGCCCTCAACAAAGACCCCTGGAACCGCCAGTATCTACGGATCGAGAATCTCTACCAGCACATCCGCGCGCCCGGCCCGCTGCGCGACGTCTCGCTCGAATGGGCCATGGATTTTCTGCCCACGCCCTTCGAGTTCGATCTGGCGCCGGGGATGGGGCGGGTGTTGGTGACGGAGAGCTGA
- the glgA gene encoding glycogen synthase GlgA: MTDQAVGIERMAKKTTGTPQSQTTSTTRTRAPDKKTPERAPTPETTPTDPAIGTVQPESAAVRIGATTTSVIKKTATRKTSKVSDSKTPPVRAGAAERASEVKAPVPVETLDEPPPMHTETAAETEAVSATIAPETETPVVNATDDPPVGSETETEAEHITKPEPRPFSELGHAPTHALMPAFGSTPEPESPTGHEEPWHAPEPQWEPAAPPVWRPSLFIVHITPELATVAKVGGLADVVFGLTRELAIRGNHVEIILPKYASLRYDQIFELHEVYKDLWVPWYEGAIHCTVFFGFVHGRKCFFIEPHSADDFFNRHSIYGFRDDVMRYAFFSRAAIEFLWKAGKHPDIIHCHDWQTALVPVHLFEQYQALGMTHPRVCTTIHNFAHQGITGPELLRATGLHRPEHFFSHTRLGDPRYPNALNLLKGGIVYSNFVTTVSPRYAFETKDQGQGFGLEPVLHTHHIKYGGVVNGIDYDVWNPEVDRHIPVRYGIDSLERKYDNKRALRQRLMLADNEKAIVAFIGRLDPQKGLELVRHAIFNTLERGAQFVLLGSSPDDRINADFWGLKRMLNDSPDCHLEIGFDEDLSHLIYAGADMMLVPSRFEPCGLTQLISLRYGTIPVVRAVGGLADTVFDKDHSNRPLHERNGYVFNDYDHRGLESALGRAIDCYNDYPEHFRELMKNAMRCDYSWNQPGQDYLNIYDYIRDA; the protein is encoded by the coding sequence ATGACCGACCAAGCCGTAGGAATCGAGCGCATGGCCAAGAAGACCACTGGCACCCCACAGTCGCAGACCACGAGCACCACCAGGACCAGAGCGCCGGATAAGAAGACGCCCGAGCGCGCGCCCACGCCTGAAACCACGCCAACCGATCCGGCCATCGGCACCGTCCAGCCGGAATCCGCCGCCGTTCGGATCGGTGCGACCACGACTTCGGTCATCAAGAAGACGGCGACCCGCAAGACATCCAAGGTGTCCGACTCCAAGACGCCGCCCGTGCGCGCCGGGGCGGCCGAGCGGGCGTCTGAGGTGAAGGCTCCGGTACCCGTGGAGACCCTGGACGAGCCGCCCCCCATGCACACGGAGACGGCGGCGGAAACCGAGGCCGTATCGGCAACCATCGCGCCCGAGACGGAAACGCCCGTCGTCAATGCCACGGACGATCCGCCAGTCGGTTCAGAGACCGAGACCGAGGCCGAGCACATCACCAAACCCGAGCCGCGCCCCTTCTCGGAACTCGGTCATGCGCCCACGCACGCACTCATGCCGGCGTTCGGCTCGACGCCCGAGCCCGAATCGCCCACCGGGCACGAGGAGCCTTGGCACGCCCCCGAGCCGCAGTGGGAGCCGGCCGCGCCACCCGTCTGGCGCCCGAGTCTGTTCATCGTCCACATCACCCCCGAGCTGGCCACCGTGGCCAAGGTCGGCGGACTGGCGGACGTGGTCTTCGGGCTGACCCGCGAGCTGGCCATTCGCGGCAACCATGTCGAGATCATCCTGCCCAAGTACGCCTCGCTGCGCTACGACCAGATCTTCGAGTTGCATGAGGTCTACAAGGATCTGTGGGTGCCCTGGTACGAAGGGGCCATCCACTGCACCGTCTTCTTCGGCTTCGTGCACGGGCGCAAGTGCTTCTTCATCGAGCCGCATTCGGCGGACGATTTTTTCAATCGTCACAGCATCTACGGCTTCCGCGACGATGTGATGCGCTACGCGTTCTTCTCGCGCGCGGCCATCGAGTTCCTGTGGAAGGCGGGCAAGCATCCCGACATCATCCACTGTCACGACTGGCAGACGGCGCTGGTACCCGTGCACCTGTTCGAGCAGTATCAGGCGCTCGGCATGACCCATCCGCGCGTCTGCACCACCATCCACAACTTCGCCCACCAGGGCATCACCGGACCCGAGCTGCTGCGCGCCACCGGCCTGCACCGTCCCGAGCACTTCTTCTCGCACACCCGGCTCGGCGATCCTCGCTATCCTAATGCGCTCAATCTGCTCAAGGGCGGTATCGTCTATTCCAACTTCGTCACCACCGTCTCGCCGCGCTATGCCTTCGAGACCAAGGATCAGGGCCAGGGATTCGGTCTGGAGCCGGTGCTGCACACCCATCACATCAAGTACGGCGGCGTGGTCAACGGCATCGACTACGACGTCTGGAACCCCGAGGTCGACCGGCACATCCCGGTCCGCTACGGCATCGACAGCCTGGAGCGCAAGTACGACAACAAGCGCGCCCTGCGTCAGCGTCTGATGCTGGCCGACAACGAGAAGGCGATCGTCGCCTTCATCGGCCGGCTCGATCCGCAGAAGGGGCTGGAACTGGTACGTCACGCCATCTTCAACACCCTGGAGCGCGGCGCCCAGTTCGTGCTGCTCGGCTCCAGCCCCGACGATCGGATCAACGCCGATTTCTGGGGGCTCAAGCGCATGCTCAACGACAGTCCCGACTGCCATCTGGAGATCGGCTTCGATGAGGATCTGTCGCACCTGATCTATGCCGGGGCCGACATGATGCTGGTGCCGAGCCGCTTCGAGCCCTGCGGGCTGACCCAGCTCATCTCGCTGCGCTACGGCACCATCCCGGTGGTGCGCGCCGTCGGCGGACTGGCCGACACCGTGTTCGACAAGGATCACTCCAACCGTCCGCTGCACGAGCGCAACGGCTATGTCTTCAACGACTACGACCATCGCGGTCTGGAGTCGGCGCTCGGGCGCGCCATCGACTGCTACAACGACTACCCCGAGCACTTCCGCGAGTTGATGAAGAACGCCATGCGTTGCGATTATTCCTGGAACCAGCCCGGTCAGGACTATCTCAACATCTACGATTACATCCGCGATGCCTGA
- a CDS encoding DUF2058 domain-containing protein, giving the protein MGNSLQEQLLKAGLVNEQKLKQTRSDKRKQVKQTGRQPTAEEQAARQAAERARAEKLARDRELNRQRQEEAARRAAENEIRQLIHTHRVVRDGGDLAYNFTDGTALKRLYVNKDQHARLVGGRLAIVRQDTFYELVPAEIAERVQARDASLVLVLNRARDEASTDDPYAEYQVPDDLMW; this is encoded by the coding sequence GTGGGTAACTCATTACAAGAGCAGCTGCTCAAAGCGGGCCTGGTCAATGAGCAGAAGCTCAAGCAGACACGCTCGGACAAGCGCAAACAGGTCAAGCAGACCGGCCGCCAGCCCACCGCCGAGGAGCAGGCGGCACGTCAGGCCGCCGAACGCGCGCGCGCCGAAAAGCTGGCGCGCGACCGAGAACTCAATCGTCAGCGCCAGGAAGAGGCCGCGCGCCGCGCGGCCGAGAACGAAATCCGGCAGCTCATCCATACTCATCGCGTCGTGCGCGATGGCGGCGATCTGGCCTACAACTTCACCGACGGCACTGCGCTCAAGCGGCTCTATGTCAACAAGGATCAGCATGCCCGGCTGGTCGGCGGGCGTCTGGCCATCGTGCGTCAGGATACCTTCTACGAGCTGGTCCCGGCCGAGATCGCCGAGCGCGTCCAGGCGCGCGATGCCTCGCTGGTGCTGGTGCTCAATCGCGCCAGGGACGAGGCGAGCACCGACGATCCCTATGCCGAGTATCAGGTGCCGGACGATCTGATGTGGTAA
- a CDS encoding MBL fold metallo-hydrolase — protein MEFQILPVTGFQQNCTLLWCARTRRAAIVDPGGEPDRIEALLSQLELEPERILLTHGHLDHVGASAELAQRLAIPIEGPHPDDAFLFQSLPEQCRMFGFPPVAVFEPDRWLQHGDRIAVGDESLEVIHCPGHTPGHIVFHQAESQLAQVGDVLFRGSIGRTDFPRGNHRQLLDSIRHRLFPLGDAVRFIPGHGPMSTFGKERRSNPFVGG, from the coding sequence GTGGAGTTCCAGATCCTACCCGTCACCGGCTTCCAGCAGAACTGCACCCTGCTCTGGTGCGCACGCACGCGCCGCGCGGCCATCGTCGATCCGGGCGGTGAGCCGGATCGCATCGAGGCGCTTCTGAGCCAGCTCGAGCTGGAACCCGAGCGCATTCTGCTGACCCATGGTCATTTGGATCATGTCGGAGCCAGCGCCGAACTGGCGCAACGTCTGGCCATCCCCATCGAGGGTCCGCATCCGGACGATGCCTTTCTGTTCCAGTCGCTACCCGAGCAGTGCCGAATGTTCGGCTTCCCGCCGGTCGCGGTCTTCGAGCCGGATCGCTGGCTCCAACACGGTGATCGGATCGCGGTCGGCGATGAGAGCCTGGAAGTCATCCATTGCCCCGGACACACACCCGGACACATCGTCTTCCATCAGGCCGAATCGCAACTGGCCCAGGTCGGCGACGTGCTCTTTCGCGGCTCGATCGGGCGCACCGACTTTCCGCGCGGCAACCATCGCCAGCTTCTCGACTCGATCCGTCACCGGCTCTTTCCACTCGGCGACGCCGTGCGTTTCATCCCCGGTCATGGCCCCATGTCGACCTTCGGTAAGGAGCGGCGCAGCAACCCCTTCGTCGGCGGCTGA
- a CDS encoding TatD family hydrolase has product MVIDRPATTDARLIDTHCHIDVAEFDADRAVVLARARAAGVEALVMPAIDAGGWEALLALCGSAPPDGPGLYPALGLHPVYLDSHRDADLARLETLVAERAVIAIGEIGLDHHVAGLDPERQTRLLERQLAIARAADLPVLLHVRKAHDEMLALLRRQPVPAGGIAHAFNGSLQQAHQYLELGFKLGFGGMLTFERSRKLRRLATELPLDALVLETDAPDMTVASHQGERNSPEYLPEVLEALARLRDLEPSEVAARTTANACEVLRGLR; this is encoded by the coding sequence GTGGTAATCGACCGTCCGGCGACGACCGATGCGAGGCTGATCGACACCCACTGTCATATCGATGTCGCCGAGTTCGACGCCGATCGCGCGGTCGTGCTGGCGCGCGCGCGTGCGGCCGGGGTCGAGGCGCTGGTGATGCCCGCCATCGATGCCGGTGGCTGGGAGGCGCTGCTGGCGCTCTGTGGCTCCGCGCCGCCGGATGGGCCGGGACTGTATCCGGCGCTGGGTCTGCATCCGGTCTATCTGGATTCACATCGGGATGCCGATCTGGCGCGGCTCGAAACCCTGGTGGCTGAACGAGCCGTGATCGCGATCGGCGAGATCGGGTTGGACCATCATGTCGCGGGGCTCGATCCGGAGCGCCAGACGCGGCTTCTGGAGCGCCAGTTGGCGATCGCGCGCGCGGCGGATCTGCCCGTACTGCTCCATGTGCGCAAGGCGCACGATGAGATGCTGGCGCTCCTGCGCCGTCAGCCGGTGCCGGCGGGCGGCATCGCCCATGCTTTCAACGGCAGTCTTCAGCAGGCCCATCAGTATCTGGAGCTTGGATTCAAGCTGGGCTTCGGGGGGATGTTGACGTTCGAGCGTTCGCGCAAGCTCAGGCGGCTGGCCACTGAGCTGCCGCTCGACGCCCTGGTGCTGGAGACCGATGCGCCGGACATGACCGTCGCTTCGCATCAGGGTGAGCGCAACAGTCCGGAATATCTGCCCGAGGTGCTGGAGGCGCTGGCGCGTCTGCGTGATCTGGAGCCGTCCGAGGTGGCCGCGCGAACCACGGCCAATGCGTGCGAGGTCTTGCGAGGATTGAGGTGA
- a CDS encoding OmpH family outer membrane protein encodes MSRPLLFAALIAALSLPIQALANDGVGFVDMQRVLEESKLGQRLQKQLREDFEPRTKGFADEEREIAQMQQALAKDKPLMSNDQVAKKEQEIKARIEAYQKKTLPIQQELMKAQQEKGREILEPAREALNTIAKKKKLGMVFERSVGGLLYMDSGLDITADVIKQMDSQTK; translated from the coding sequence ATGTCCCGTCCGCTTCTGTTCGCTGCGCTGATCGCTGCCCTGAGCCTGCCGATCCAGGCTCTGGCCAATGACGGTGTCGGCTTCGTCGACATGCAACGCGTGCTGGAGGAGAGCAAGCTCGGCCAGCGTTTGCAGAAACAGCTACGCGAGGACTTCGAGCCGCGCACCAAGGGCTTCGCCGACGAGGAACGCGAGATCGCCCAGATGCAGCAGGCCCTGGCCAAGGACAAGCCGCTGATGAGCAACGATCAGGTCGCCAAGAAGGAGCAGGAGATCAAGGCGCGCATCGAGGCCTATCAGAAAAAGACCCTGCCCATCCAGCAGGAGCTGATGAAGGCCCAGCAGGAAAAGGGTCGTGAGATTCTGGAGCCGGCGCGTGAGGCGCTGAATACCATCGCCAAGAAGAAGAAGCTCGGCATGGTGTTCGAGCGCAGCGTCGGCGGACTGCTCTACATGGACAGCGGGCTCGACATCACGGCCGATGTCATCAAGCAGATGGACTCCCAGACCAAGTGA